A DNA window from Pogona vitticeps strain Pit_001003342236 chromosome 2, PviZW2.1, whole genome shotgun sequence contains the following coding sequences:
- the NFIL3 gene encoding nuclear factor interleukin-3-regulated protein, with product MQLRKMQSIKTEQAPADTSSNVDKIMVLNATLTDGSDDLATGDEMLLTEGGIVKSKSSACRRKREFIPDEKKDAMYWEKRRKNNEAAKRSREKRRLNDLVLENKLIALGEENATLKAELLSLKLKFGLISSSVYAQEVQKLSNSTAVYFQEYQNSKASINSFIDEHEPSIVGSSCISVIKHSPQSSLSDVSEVSSIDPTQASPIQSNCRNPESKFQIIKQEPLEMENYARDSRDERGSYTTSMYSTFMGSNFSSYSHSPPLLQVNRSSSNSPRTSEADDGVVGKSSDGEDEQQVPKGPIHSPVELKNVHTTVKVPEVSSSALPHKLRIKAKAMQIKVETLDNEYDATPKLSSPIDMSSKRNLELEKHNAQNLVHASHTPFSVQVSNIQDWSLKPEHWHHQKELTEKIQGGCKTAVGHVKDNSYKMSETENLYLKQGIANLSAEVASLKRLITTQHISPSDSG from the coding sequence ATGCAGCTGAGAAAAATGCAGTCCATTAAAACAGAACAAGCACCTGCTGATACAAGTAGCAATGTGGACAAAATTATGGTACTTAATGCTACATTAACAGATGGATCTGATGACTTAGCTACTGGTGATGAAATGCTACTCACTGAAGGAGGTATTGTAAAAAGCAAGTCTTCAGCATGTCGGAGAAAACGAGAATTCATTCCTGATGAAAAGAAAGATGCTATGTATTGGGAAAAAAGGCGGAAAAATAATGAAGCTGCCAAACGGTCTCGTGAAAAGCGACGACTGAATGACCTTGTGTTAGAGAACAAACTAATTGCACTGGGAGAAGAAAATGCTACTTTAAAAGCAGAGTTACTTTCACTGAAGCTAAAGTTTGGTTTAATTAGCTCTTCAGTATATGCCCAAGAGGTCCAGAAACTCAGCAATTCAACTGCTGTTTATTTTCAGGAGTATCAGAATTCCAAAGCAAGTATTAACTCTTTCATTGATGAACATGAACCAAGTATCGTGGGCAGCAGCTGTATTTCTGTCATCAAGCACTCACCCCAGAGTTCTTTATCTGATGTATCTGAGGTGTCATCGATAGACCCTACTCAAGCCAGCCCTATACAAAGTAATTGCAGAAATCCTGAAAGTAAGTTTCAGATCATAAAGCAAGAGCCCCTGGAAATGGAGAACTATGCAAGAGATTCTCGAGATGAAAGAGGTTCCTATACAACTTCCATGTATTCAACCTTTATGGGAAGCAACTTTAGTAGTTACTCACATTCCCCTCCACTGTTGCAAGTTAACAGGTCCTCCAGTAACTCTCCAAGAACTTCAGAGGCTGATGATGGTGTTGTGGGGAAATCGTCAGATGGAGAAGATGAGCAGCAAGTTCCTAAAGGTCCAATCCACTCTCCTGTTGAACTGAAGAATGTGCACACAACAGTTAAAGTTCCAGAGGTGAGTTCCTCTGCGCTGCCTCATAAGCTGAGAATTAAGGCCAAGGCCATGCAAATCAAAGTGGAAACATTGGATAATGAATATGATGCTACCCCAAAACTATCGTCACCAATTGATATGTCATCAAAAAGGAATTTAGAACTTGAAAAGCACAATGCACAAAATTTGGTACATGCTTCTCACACTCCATTCTCTGTTCAAGTGTCAAATATCCAGGACTGGTCTCTAAAGCCAGAACACTGGCATCATCAAAAAGAACTCACGGAAAAAATTCAGGGTGGCTGCAAAACTGCAGTAGGTCATGTTAAAGACAATTCCTACAAAATGTCTGAGACAGAGAACTTGTATTTGAAGCAGGGCATAGCAAATTTGTCTGCAGAGGTTGCTTCACTTAAAAGACTTATAACTACACAACACATCTCTCCTTCAGACTCTGGCTAA